From Desulfobulbaceae bacterium, the proteins below share one genomic window:
- a CDS encoding class II fructose-bisphosphate aldolase — translation MADFQRALQVGRPPNIVKLFPNSKALIVSGKVIDRALIAKGGAMTIAANGRNNFVIRGVLRAAQRANACIIIEIARSEGGAKAYCPTNYWNMALQIDAACNEMGITVPVAVHADHYGIKKESDIAFAKSEIPTLFESGITSIAIDASHMPDDQNLLANIALSSCIPSWAGLETEVGEIKGDQGLSTVDDALFLIQGMNAHGIFADWIALNNGTTHGLESSGQGIQVELTADIHRHLEPYKVSGAQHGTSGNSSGRLRAIATQTNTYGRM, via the coding sequence ATTTTCAACGGGCGTTACAGGTGGGCAGACCGCCGAATATTGTTAAACTTTTTCCTAATTCCAAGGCATTGATTGTCAGCGGCAAGGTGATTGACCGGGCGCTAATCGCTAAGGGTGGGGCTATGACCATAGCGGCCAATGGCCGTAATAATTTTGTTATCCGTGGGGTGTTGCGGGCCGCTCAGCGGGCCAATGCCTGCATTATCATTGAAATTGCTCGTTCCGAGGGCGGGGCCAAGGCGTATTGCCCGACAAACTATTGGAACATGGCGCTCCAGATTGACGCGGCCTGTAATGAGATGGGAATTACGGTGCCGGTGGCAGTTCATGCCGATCATTACGGGATTAAGAAGGAGTCGGATATAGCCTTTGCCAAAAGCGAAATCCCAACTCTTTTTGAGTCAGGGATCACCTCTATCGCTATCGATGCCTCCCATATGCCGGATGATCAAAACCTCCTGGCCAATATAGCTTTAAGTTCGTGCATTCCCTCGTGGGCAGGGCTTGAGACCGAGGTCGGCGAGATCAAGGGGGATCAGGGTCTGTCCACAGTTGATGACGCTTTGTTCTTGATTCAGGGGATGAATGCTCATGGGATCTTTGCTGACTGGATCGCTTTGAATAACGGCACCACTCATGGTTTAGAGAGCAGCGGTCAAGGGATTCAAGTGGAATTGACCGCAGATATCCACCGCCACCTTGAGCCTTACAAGGTATCCGGCGCTCAGCACGGCACTTCGGGGAACTCATCGGGGCGGTTGCGGGCTATCGCCACTCAGACCAACACCTACGGTAGGATGTAG